Below is a window of Mycoplasmopsis anatis DNA.
TTGAAAGCATCAACAACTTGTATTTCTCCATTTACACTGGGTTTTGTATTTTTTAAATAATCTAAAATTCTAGGGTTAAATACATAACGTCCTAAAATAGCTTTATTTGATGGTGCTTCGTGAAGATGAGGTTTTTCTACCGCATCTTTTATTTCAAAATAATTATTATCTCTTTCACTATTATTTTTAGGTACGACAATTCCATATTTATTAACATCTTTATCTGGAACTGATTGAACTCCTAAAATATTTGCTCCATTAGTTTCATAATAAAAATCGATTAATTGTTTAATTGCAGGTTTTTCTGAATAGATTAAATCATCTCCGAGTATTACGGCAAAAGGTTCATCATCAATGTAATCATAAGCACATGCCAAAGCATGTCCTAAACCAAGTTGTTCTTCTTGTATAACAACCGAAATTACAGCTTCCTTATTTGTTTCTTTAACTACCTTTAACAATTCTTTTTTGCATTTGACTCTTAATTCATTTTGTAAGTCTTGATCTACAGAAAAATATTTAACTATATCTTTTTTTCTGAAACTTGTAATCAAAATAATTTCTTCAATATCAGACTGAATAGCCTCGTCAACAAGATAATCAAGTGCGGGTTTATTTAAGATAGGAAGCAATTCTTTAGGAGTACTTTTTGTATAGGGTAAAAATCTTGTTCCTCAACCAGCACAAGGAATAATGACTTTTTTAATTTTTTTAATTTCCATAAAATTATTATACTAATTTAGTTATTTTTAAATAATGAGAAAATTTTATACAACTTAATTATTTAATTATTAATTTGTATATTTTAATAAGCAATCGCATATAAAATCAATTATTTATATTCTTATTTTTAATTAAATTTCATTTTAACGCTCAATATAGCAAGAAGAATAAGTAATGTCATCGTGTGCTTTATAATAATTTAATTACTTTATCTAAAAAGGTTCTAATATTTTTTATTTCAAAGATTGTGTTTTTTCATAAAATTGTGAAAAACAATATTATTTTCAAATACATCAAACTCAGTAAAAAATTATCCATTTTGTATTTTTGATATCACATCTTCTTACATTTTAAATTTATCATATATAAATTAATATATTAAGAATGTGAATTTAAATGAATTTAACATTAATATTTAATATTAAAATATTTTAATCACTCCTTGATTGTGTCTTGACCATCATGACAAGTTTCGATTAAATAAGTTTTATGATTTTCGTATTCCTGTAGTCCACGGTAATAAAAGTATTTTTTTGTGCCTTCAATAATAAAAGGAACAATATTATTTTTTAAACATTCCTTAAATGCAATTAATCTACCTACTCTACCATTGCCATCTTGAAAAGGGTGAATTATTTCAAATTTATAATGAAAATCAACAATATCTTCTAATGTTATAGTTTTAATACTGTTATATTTTTTTAAAAGATTTTTGATATCTTTTTGGACATTTTGTGGATCAGAAGTTTCTATGTCGCCTATTATGTTAGGTCTAGTTTTATAATCTCCTATTTTAATTCAAGGTATATTTTCTGCTTTAGTAGCTCTTTTGATCAAGTAATGCAATGTTTTTATAAATTCTTCAGTTAAATCATTTTCAGCATTTTGAATGCAAAAATCTATCGCTTTAAAATGATTTGTTGTTTCGATAATATCATCAATATTTCATGAATTTTCACTAGTCAGTGTTCTTGTTTCGTATATTAGTTTTGTTTGCTCTTCATTTAATGTACTACCTTCAATATGATTAGAGTTATAGGTCAGTAAAATTTGCAATTTATGATACAATCCACCCTTGATTTTAGATTTCATTTCCTCATTTAAAATGTTTAATATTTTATTGGTTGATATAACTCTACAAATTTCATTTTCATTGCAACAAAAATAATCGCATAATTTTTTAATAACAGATTTAGCAATTTTTTCATTTTTTGAAATTTTAGCGATTGTTTTAGATGAAATATTTAGTGTTTTTACTAAATCTGATTTATTTATATTTTTATTTGATATTAATTTTAATAATCCGAAATAATCATATATCTTGTTCATTTCTTTACTTATTTTATTAAATTTTCCCCAAAAGTAAAGATTTATTGATTTAATCGCATAATTTAGTAAAGATCTGAATAAAATTTATTAATTAACATCAAGATTTTATGACACAAACTTAGTTTTTATACTCAAATAATCTATCTAAATAGAAATAAAATAACCAGTTTTACAAAACTCATTTTTTTATTAAAAAAAATTCTTAATAGTATAATTAATACTAATTAAGGTAGGAGTAATATGTTAAACATTAAATTCATTCTTGAAAACGAAGAAAAAGTTAGAAGTGGTTTATTAAAAAGAGGGTTTGAAATTGAGATTTTTGACGAAGCAATTTCTTTAGCTAAAGATCGTGGTCAAACAATGTTTGCTAGTCAACAAAAGAAAGCTGAATTAAGTAAATTTTCACAACAATTTTCCGAATTTAAATCTGATAAAGAAAAAATTAAACAATTGCAAGAAGAAGTTAAGAAAATTAAAGAAGAACAACTTAATCTTGAAGAAAAAACAAAAAATCTTAACGAAAGATTAAATGAATTATTATTAAAAATTCCTAAT
It encodes the following:
- a CDS encoding UTP--glucose-1-phosphate uridylyltransferase yields the protein MEIKKIKKVIIPCAGWGTRFLPYTKSTPKELLPILNKPALDYLVDEAIQSDIEEIILITSFRKKDIVKYFSVDQDLQNELRVKCKKELLKVVKETNKEAVISVVIQEEQLGLGHALACAYDYIDDEPFAVILGDDLIYSEKPAIKQLIDFYYETNGANILGVQSVPDKDVNKYGIVVPKNNSERDNNYFEIKDAVEKPHLHEAPSNKAILGRYVFNPRILDYLKNTKPSVNGEIQVVDAFKRVMKYEKIYAFEFKGTRYDLGSISGFIKANIDYALKNKEISDEIYNHINKVLEDKQC
- a CDS encoding Fic family protein codes for the protein MNKIYDYFGLLKLISNKNINKSDLVKTLNISSKTIAKISKNEKIAKSVIKKLCDYFCCNENEICRVISTNKILNILNEEMKSKIKGGLYHKLQILLTYNSNHIEGSTLNEEQTKLIYETRTLTSENSWNIDDIIETTNHFKAIDFCIQNAENDLTEEFIKTLHYLIKRATKAENIPWIKIGDYKTRPNIIGDIETSDPQNVQKDIKNLLKKYNSIKTITLEDIVDFHYKFEIIHPFQDGNGRVGRLIAFKECLKNNIVPFIIEGTKKYFYYRGLQEYENHKTYLIETCHDGQDTIKEWLKYFNIKY